In one window of Desertifilum tharense IPPAS B-1220 DNA:
- a CDS encoding ATP-binding protein has translation MQRFIYPSAPTYLVLIYLVLFLVLSYLTQFWDSLTGQTLWYVPMGLSLALLIRYGWHYLPLVLLGRWLSDFWLVPLPLPAWVIFSLSGIYAGGYGLAAHLLRRFLHPLSQIGYLRGTSLFVLVVLGLVSAIASAGTTLLSLADAIPDFAPFSSGLNWLRSELIGTLAIAPFFLVNAVHWIKVIKRSLQTAEWKNFNRFSWQSGAVLVFQISTLFFLPLAIVRLKFVGEIHLLYFCFLPLIWICLQRGFAGATAGAIAIATSLTIGLNLINQNPTELTDFQIFMMALTLTSLFTGAAVSENFRVQEALRASEEQFRQFAENIPQVFRMTSLNGRQLIYVSPAYQDIWGRSCQSLYESPQSWIEAIHPQDRPIVLAAIEQHKKGKSTSEEYRILRPDGSTRWIWSRTFPIHNAQGKVYRLATLAQDVSKQKQVEEEAFNAMAKEKELSELRTRIITTTSHEFRTPLTTIFSSAELLEYYSQRWTEAEKLEHLRQIQESVHHMTQLLDDLLLIGQAEAQRLEFTPVALDLVKFCQEMVSQMQVVALPGQKIIFTHQALSLQAEVDPKLLRHILANLLINAIHYSAPKKSIYLKLSIHKDEILFKIKDSGIGIPPEDQLFIFKSFHRGKNVGNIAGTGLGLTVVKKCVSLHQGRVTFQSEVGVGTTFIVRIPQCQKERAIAYNQSPSSPS, from the coding sequence CCTGACTGGACAAACCCTTTGGTATGTCCCAATGGGGTTAAGTTTAGCCTTGTTAATCCGCTACGGTTGGCACTACCTGCCTTTGGTACTGTTAGGACGCTGGTTATCTGATTTTTGGTTGGTTCCGCTTCCGCTTCCCGCTTGGGTGATTTTCAGTTTATCTGGAATTTATGCCGGAGGTTATGGGTTAGCCGCTCATTTGCTTCGTCGCTTTCTTCATCCTCTTTCACAAATTGGCTATCTGCGGGGGACTAGCTTGTTTGTGCTGGTGGTGTTAGGTCTAGTCTCTGCGATCGCCAGCGCGGGAACCACTTTATTAAGTCTAGCCGACGCAATTCCAGATTTTGCCCCCTTTAGCTCAGGGTTAAATTGGCTCCGAAGCGAGTTGATCGGGACGTTGGCGATCGCACCTTTTTTTCTAGTTAATGCCGTCCATTGGATCAAAGTCATTAAACGCAGCCTTCAGACGGCTGAGTGGAAAAATTTCAACCGCTTTTCCTGGCAGTCCGGCGCTGTTTTAGTCTTTCAAATCTCCACTTTATTCTTTTTGCCTTTAGCCATTGTTCGGCTAAAATTTGTGGGAGAAATTCACTTATTATATTTTTGTTTTTTACCCTTAATTTGGATTTGCCTGCAACGTGGTTTCGCTGGCGCTACCGCAGGCGCGATCGCGATCGCCACCAGCTTAACGATCGGTCTGAATCTCATCAATCAAAACCCAACTGAACTCACCGATTTTCAAATTTTCATGATGGCATTAACGCTCACCAGTTTGTTTACAGGTGCAGCCGTTAGTGAAAATTTTCGAGTGCAAGAAGCGCTCCGAGCCTCGGAAGAACAGTTTCGTCAATTTGCCGAAAATATTCCCCAAGTTTTCCGCATGACCTCGCTCAACGGTCGGCAATTAATTTATGTGAGTCCAGCTTACCAAGATATTTGGGGACGCAGTTGTCAGAGTTTATATGAATCTCCCCAATCTTGGATAGAGGCGATTCATCCTCAAGATCGGCCCATCGTTCTCGCCGCTATTGAGCAACATAAAAAAGGAAAAAGTACCAGCGAAGAATATCGCATTCTGCGACCGGATGGTTCAACTCGTTGGATTTGGAGTCGTACCTTTCCCATTCACAATGCTCAAGGAAAAGTTTATCGCCTAGCCACCCTTGCTCAAGATGTTAGCAAACAAAAACAGGTCGAAGAAGAAGCCTTTAATGCAATGGCGAAAGAAAAGGAACTCAGCGAACTGCGAACGCGAATTATTACCACTACGTCCCATGAGTTTCGCACGCCACTTACCACCATTTTTTCCTCTGCCGAATTGTTAGAATATTACAGCCAGCGATGGACGGAAGCCGAAAAACTCGAACATCTGCGCCAAATTCAAGAGTCTGTTCATCACATGACTCAATTGTTAGATGATTTGCTCTTAATTGGTCAAGCTGAAGCACAGCGTTTAGAGTTTACCCCCGTTGCGCTAGATTTAGTAAAATTTTGCCAAGAAATGGTCTCTCAAATGCAGGTCGTTGCTTTACCGGGACAAAAAATTATATTTACGCATCAAGCTCTTTCTCTACAAGCAGAAGTCGATCCCAAGCTGTTGCGGCACATTCTAGCTAATTTGCTCATCAATGCCATTCATTATTCAGCACCCAAAAAATCAATTTATTTGAAATTGTCCATCCATAAAGATGAGATTTTATTTAAGATTAAGGATTCTGGAATTGGCATCCCTCCAGAGGATCAATTATTCATCTTTAAGTCCTTTCATCGCGGCAAAAATGTGGGCAACATTGCCGGGACTGGCTTAGGCTTAACCGTGGTTAAAAAGTGCGTTAGCTTGCATCAAGGACGCGTTACCTTTCAAAGTGAGGTTGGGGTTGGGACAACTTTTATCGTCCGCATTCCTCAATGTCAGAAAGAGCGAGCGATCGCCTATAATCAAAGTCCCAGTTCACCCTCTTAA
- a CDS encoding ABC transporter ATP-binding protein, with the protein MSDLFKPSRSRHPLQRLIEYSQPYRVQVRLAILASIFNKIFDLAPPALIGAAVDVVVQQENSWLAQFGIQDTYTQLAILSGLSAIIWIFESGFEYGYARLWRNLAQSIQHRLRLDAYQHLQELELGYFEERSTGGLMSILSDDINQLERFLDIGANEILQVLTTVIVIGGAFFILAPNVAWSAIAPMPFIIWGSIVFQRFLAPRYATIREKVGLLNGRLSNNLSGITTIKSFTAEEYELRRVAEDSQAYRQSNRKAIAYSAAFVPLIRMIILVGFISILLFGGIETVEGRLSVGTYSVLVFLTQRLLWPLTRLGDTLDQYQRAMASTNRVMHLLDTPINIPTGETRLPVSQVRGELEFQNVTFAYQGRKNIVENLSLRIPQGKTIGIVGSTGSGKSTLVKLILRFYEVQSGQVTLDGIDINQLHLQDLRRCIGLVSQDVFLFHGTVAENIAYGTFDATEAEIIHAAKIAEAHEFIQQLPQGYETIVGERGQKLSGGQRQRLAIARAILKDPPILILDEATSAVDNETEAAIARSLERITQNRTTIAIAHRLSTIRNADCIYVMEYGKLIESGRHEELIEKQGIYNSLWQMQIGIRA; encoded by the coding sequence TTGTCTGATCTTTTTAAGCCGTCTCGTTCTCGCCATCCCCTTCAGCGCTTAATTGAATACAGTCAACCCTATCGAGTTCAAGTTAGGCTAGCTATTCTTGCCTCTATTTTTAATAAGATTTTTGACTTAGCTCCCCCGGCATTAATTGGAGCCGCTGTTGATGTTGTGGTTCAGCAAGAAAACTCCTGGCTGGCACAATTTGGCATTCAAGATACTTACACCCAATTGGCGATTCTTTCGGGTCTTTCGGCGATTATTTGGATTTTTGAATCGGGTTTTGAGTATGGCTATGCCAGATTGTGGCGCAATTTAGCACAGTCGATTCAACATCGCCTCCGCTTAGATGCCTATCAGCACCTCCAAGAGCTAGAACTCGGCTATTTTGAGGAACGCAGTACGGGGGGGTTAATGTCCATTCTCAGCGATGATATTAACCAGCTAGAGCGATTTCTCGATATTGGTGCCAATGAAATTCTGCAAGTTTTAACTACCGTAATTGTCATTGGTGGGGCATTTTTTATCTTAGCGCCGAATGTTGCTTGGAGCGCGATCGCCCCCATGCCTTTTATCATCTGGGGATCGATTGTCTTTCAGCGATTTTTGGCCCCCCGCTACGCCACCATTCGGGAAAAGGTGGGTTTGCTCAATGGACGCCTTTCTAATAACTTAAGCGGAATTACCACAATCAAAAGCTTTACCGCCGAGGAGTACGAACTGCGGCGCGTGGCGGAGGATAGTCAGGCCTATCGCCAGAGTAACCGAAAAGCGATCGCCTATTCTGCGGCCTTCGTTCCCCTGATCCGGATGATTATCTTAGTTGGCTTTATCAGCATCCTCCTATTTGGCGGGATAGAAACCGTTGAAGGTAGATTAAGCGTCGGTACCTATAGCGTTTTAGTCTTCCTGACTCAGCGCTTGCTGTGGCCTTTAACCCGTTTAGGAGATACTTTAGACCAATATCAACGCGCGATGGCTTCGACGAACCGCGTGATGCATTTATTGGATACGCCGATTAATATCCCAACGGGAGAAACAAGACTCCCGGTGAGTCAAGTGCGCGGCGAACTGGAATTTCAGAACGTGACATTTGCCTACCAGGGAAGAAAAAACATCGTAGAGAATCTCTCGTTGCGGATTCCCCAAGGAAAAACCATTGGAATTGTCGGTTCTACGGGTTCGGGGAAAAGCACCCTAGTCAAGCTAATCTTACGCTTCTACGAAGTGCAATCGGGTCAAGTTACCCTAGATGGGATTGATATTAATCAATTGCACTTGCAAGATTTGCGGCGCTGCATAGGTTTAGTCAGCCAAGATGTGTTTTTATTTCATGGGACTGTGGCGGAAAATATTGCTTACGGAACCTTTGACGCCACGGAAGCTGAAATTATTCATGCAGCTAAAATTGCTGAAGCACATGAGTTTATTCAGCAACTCCCCCAAGGGTATGAAACGATTGTGGGAGAACGGGGACAGAAGTTATCGGGAGGACAGCGACAGCGGTTGGCGATCGCCAGAGCGATTTTAAAAGATCCGCCGATTTTAATCTTAGATGAAGCAACGTCTGCTGTAGACAATGAAACCGAAGCGGCAATTGCGCGATCGCTCGAACGGATTACCCAAAATCGCACCACGATTGCGATCGCTCATCGCCTGTCTACCATTCGCAATGCAGACTGTATCTATGTTATGGAATACGGCAAACTCATCGAATCCGGACGGCATGAAGAGTTAATAGAAAAACAAGGCATTTATAACAGTCTTTGGCAAATGCAAATCGGGATTCGCGCCTAA
- a CDS encoding DnaJ family molecular chaperone, translated as MATFHHVTPAHRIVIRVDNDLIWEQSSKSKKHYLYRRSTGEKLLVSRYSEDIEAFLRSGQKHSTPQHRTLIRQSNGIVLEQSTKSGKYYLYEVQTGRKLAVTSSRSQADGLFANFASQFSDDFEDSGAFEEEDYIPEPKVNEQNFYQVLGLNSAQSLTPEILKAAYRKKVAEYHPDRVHGLGLELQQLAEQKTKEINEAYESLKVIHRF; from the coding sequence ATGGCAACCTTTCACCACGTTACACCTGCTCACCGTATCGTTATTCGGGTTGATAATGATTTAATCTGGGAGCAAAGTAGCAAATCTAAAAAGCATTATCTATACCGTCGCTCAACCGGGGAAAAGTTACTGGTTAGTCGCTATTCCGAAGATATAGAGGCTTTTTTAAGATCGGGTCAAAAGCACAGTACGCCTCAACATCGGACTCTGATTCGACAATCTAACGGCATTGTTCTAGAACAAAGTACAAAAAGCGGTAAATACTATCTTTATGAAGTGCAAACTGGTCGTAAACTAGCTGTCACTTCCAGTAGAAGTCAAGCTGATGGGTTATTCGCTAACTTTGCTTCTCAATTCTCAGATGACTTTGAGGATAGCGGAGCCTTTGAAGAAGAGGATTATATTCCAGAGCCGAAAGTTAATGAGCAGAACTTTTATCAAGTATTAGGGTTGAATTCTGCTCAATCATTAACTCCAGAGATTCTTAAAGCTGCTTATCGCAAAAAGGTTGCTGAGTATCATCCCGATCGAGTTCATGGTCTAGGATTAGAGTTGCAGCAGTTAGCAGAGCAGAAAACCAAAGAAATTAATGAAGCTTACGAGTCTCTCAAGGTAATTCACCGCTTTTAA
- the ubiG gene encoding bifunctional 2-polyprenyl-6-hydroxyphenol methylase/3-demethylubiquinol 3-O-methyltransferase UbiG, translating to MTKNDLEFYNVQADRWWDANEKIYALYHLNRPRFEFFDRYIENWQGLTALDVGCGGGFSCEYMAKRGVKVSGIDLSEKCIQAARNHANLNQLEIDYRQGVAEKMPYNNDTFDAVICVDVLEHVADVSQVLAEIHRILKPNGIFFFDTINRNFKSKVVMIWMLENILREIQPGVHDWEKFITPEELTQMLESQGFNQVEIQGFDMFGSWEVSNPVAFLKEKLDIYREYRETRIVPIKINSNTSVMYIGKAVKSGELP from the coding sequence ATGACAAAAAACGACTTAGAATTTTATAACGTTCAAGCCGATCGCTGGTGGGATGCGAATGAAAAAATCTATGCGCTTTATCACCTCAATCGTCCCCGCTTTGAATTTTTCGATCGTTACATTGAAAATTGGCAAGGTTTAACCGCCCTAGATGTCGGTTGTGGCGGGGGGTTTTCTTGCGAATATATGGCAAAGCGAGGGGTAAAAGTATCGGGAATCGATTTATCTGAAAAATGCATTCAAGCCGCTCGCAATCACGCCAACCTCAATCAACTAGAGATTGATTATCGTCAAGGGGTTGCTGAAAAGATGCCCTATAACAATGATACATTTGATGCGGTCATCTGCGTCGATGTTCTAGAACATGTTGCCGATGTTTCTCAAGTCCTCGCCGAGATTCATCGCATTCTGAAACCCAACGGGATCTTCTTCTTTGATACCATCAACCGCAACTTCAAATCTAAAGTCGTCATGATTTGGATGTTAGAAAACATCTTGCGAGAAATTCAACCCGGCGTTCATGATTGGGAAAAATTTATCACTCCCGAAGAACTTACTCAAATGTTAGAAAGTCAGGGATTCAATCAAGTAGAAATCCAAGGTTTCGATATGTTTGGTTCTTGGGAAGTTTCTAACCCTGTTGCCTTCTTGAAAGAGAAGCTAGACATTTATCGAGAGTACCGAGAAACTCGAATCGTTCCCATTAAAATTAACAGCAACACTTCAGTAATGTATATCGGCAAAGCGGTTAAAAGCGGTGAATTACCTTGA